A window from Geoalkalibacter sp. encodes these proteins:
- a CDS encoding lytic murein transglycosylase, with protein MLVAAAALLCVSWSVVPVRAAQDFSRWLEDMRAEALAAGIAPALLEEAFFGLEPLERVIELDRRQPEFTQRFDDYVTRRVTEARIARGRELLKLHAATLERVSRQYGVPPRVLVALWGIESNYGQNTGSFSVIQALATLAFEGRRGDYFRGELLQALRIVEAGHIPLTNMTGSWAGAMGQPQFMPSTFRGYAVDGDGDGRIDIWRSVPDVLASAANYLSRMGWRADQTWGRPVRLPKGFDARHAGLDTRKSLAQWQKLGVRRLDGSALPVRDLQASLLLPEGVGGPAYLIYDNFRVLLRWNRSNAFAVTVGTLADRLASP; from the coding sequence TTGCTCGTCGCCGCCGCGGCCTTGCTGTGCGTGAGCTGGAGCGTCGTGCCGGTTCGGGCCGCGCAGGATTTTTCCCGCTGGCTGGAGGACATGCGCGCCGAGGCCCTCGCCGCGGGCATCGCGCCGGCCCTGCTCGAGGAGGCATTTTTCGGCCTGGAGCCCCTGGAGCGGGTCATCGAACTCGATCGGCGCCAGCCCGAGTTCACTCAGCGCTTCGACGATTATGTGACGCGCCGGGTGACCGAGGCGCGCATCGCGCGCGGCCGCGAGCTGCTCAAGCTGCACGCCGCGACCCTGGAGCGCGTGTCGCGGCAATACGGGGTGCCGCCGCGCGTTCTCGTCGCACTCTGGGGCATCGAAAGCAATTACGGTCAGAACACCGGCAGCTTCTCGGTGATCCAGGCCCTGGCGACCCTGGCTTTCGAGGGGCGCCGCGGCGATTATTTTCGCGGCGAACTGCTCCAGGCGCTGCGCATCGTCGAAGCCGGCCATATTCCCCTCACGAACATGACGGGGTCCTGGGCCGGCGCCATGGGCCAGCCCCAGTTCATGCCCTCGACCTTTCGCGGCTATGCCGTGGACGGCGACGGCGACGGCCGCATCGACATCTGGCGTTCCGTGCCCGATGTGCTGGCCTCGGCCGCAAATTACCTGTCGCGCATGGGCTGGCGCGCGGATCAGACCTGGGGGCGGCCGGTGCGTCTGCCCAAAGGCTTTGATGCCCGCCATGCCGGTCTCGACACCCGCAAGTCCCTCGCCCAGTGGCAAAAACTCGGCGTGCGGCGCCTCGACGGCAGCGCCCTGCCCGTTCGCGATTTGCAGGCCTCCCTCCTTCTGCCCGAAGGCGTCGGCGGCCCCGCCTATCTGATCTACGACAACTTTCGCGTGCTGCTGCGCTGGAACCGCTCCAACGCCTTCGCCGTGACCGTGGGCACCCTCGCCGACCGCCTCGCCTCGCCCTGA
- a CDS encoding response regulator transcription factor has protein sequence MAKILLVEDSNTDLTFLQKTLQVLPHELITAKDGEDAEAKVAAQKVDLIVLDVIMPKKNGFQVCRTLKKDPRFQHIPIIITTSKTAESDKFWGERQGADEYLTKPLAPAELLATVKKYLK, from the coding sequence ATGGCAAAAATTCTCTTGGTCGAAGACAGCAACACCGATTTGACCTTTCTGCAGAAAACCCTGCAGGTGCTTCCCCATGAACTGATTACGGCCAAGGATGGCGAGGACGCCGAGGCGAAGGTGGCGGCCCAGAAGGTCGATCTGATCGTTCTCGATGTGATCATGCCGAAGAAAAACGGGTTTCAGGTCTGTCGCACCCTCAAGAAGGACCCGCGCTTCCAGCACATTCCCATCATCATCACCACCTCCAAGACCGCTGAAAGCGACAAGTTCTGGGGCGAGCGGCAGGGCGCGGACGAATATCTCACCAAGCCCCTGGCGCCCGCCGAGTTGCTCGCGACGGTCAAGAAATATCTGAAGTAG
- a CDS encoding methyl-accepting chemotaxis protein — translation MVLTLSAAGVAGVAYLGFSRANAVLDQMSGQFIPALALVDDTDYQLAAARRYEKELFLFSSISPRSDAIVAKQQSYFVDLENRYRLVGEKITEGRALYLALDQVGGELAGQVRDLESAYQATLAALKPLTDMLLAGKTFLESEATYAVYRDQVRTLERSVKAVRDNILGQVDSQKAQVAEFRVFLERTLLAAALAVIILGILFGLMLSRRITSSIDQLLRGIETLGTGEFQEVNISSRDEFARIAEVFNETMGRLKQYIQTDAQRQETERNLIRFLEIVSDASEGDLTGKAPVTADAFGSVADAYNLMVESLGALIEETRGKAGEVTGETRKLLAIFSQVKELAESQKIQAEQARAALLQTAEAARQIAGKALLAQNVAEQVDEATALGNSRVRQNMEGMQLIRVTVQMINKKMKSLSERLLEIGTISELISEVAVRTTILAMNASIEASRAGEQGRGFLVISDEIKKLADKSAEATKQIGGVIKAIQTEAGEVTAALEDETRTVEEQTRLAKDTGEAFSNIERQIGASRQVVVDISRISAEQTQMTGQVVDAMDLVVGLSARTRGMIDDSARITEMLQSLAEVLLGSVHRFKLPTSAAVPPLSLESLNLARADHEEIIELEDLVEDLPEAANLRA, via the coding sequence ATGGTTTTGACTCTCAGCGCCGCCGGGGTGGCGGGCGTCGCCTATCTGGGCTTCTCCCGGGCCAACGCGGTGCTCGACCAGATGTCCGGGCAGTTCATTCCCGCGCTGGCTCTGGTCGACGACACCGATTACCAGTTGGCGGCGGCGCGGCGCTACGAAAAGGAGCTGTTCCTGTTCTCCAGCATCAGTCCCCGCAGCGACGCGATCGTCGCCAAGCAGCAGAGCTATTTCGTCGATCTGGAGAACCGCTATCGCCTCGTCGGCGAGAAAATCACCGAAGGGCGCGCTCTCTATCTAGCCCTGGACCAGGTCGGGGGCGAACTCGCCGGGCAGGTGCGGGATCTGGAAAGCGCCTATCAGGCGACCCTCGCGGCCCTCAAGCCCCTCACCGACATGCTGCTGGCGGGCAAGACCTTTCTCGAGAGCGAAGCCACCTACGCCGTCTATCGCGACCAGGTGCGTACCCTGGAGCGCAGCGTCAAGGCCGTTCGCGACAACATTCTTGGTCAAGTGGACAGCCAAAAAGCCCAGGTCGCCGAGTTCCGTGTCTTTCTGGAGCGCACCCTGCTCGCGGCGGCCCTGGCGGTCATCATTCTCGGCATTCTGTTCGGCCTGATGCTGTCGCGACGCATCACCTCTTCCATCGATCAGTTGCTGCGGGGCATCGAAACCCTCGGCACCGGTGAATTCCAGGAAGTCAACATCAGCTCCCGCGATGAATTCGCCCGCATCGCCGAGGTGTTCAATGAAACCATGGGCCGCCTCAAGCAGTATATCCAGACCGACGCGCAACGCCAGGAAACCGAGCGCAACCTGATCCGCTTTCTGGAAATCGTCAGCGATGCCTCCGAAGGGGATCTGACCGGCAAGGCACCCGTGACGGCGGATGCCTTCGGCTCGGTGGCCGACGCCTACAACCTGATGGTGGAAAGCCTCGGCGCCCTCATCGAGGAGACCCGCGGCAAGGCCGGCGAGGTCACCGGCGAGACGCGCAAGCTGCTGGCCATCTTCTCGCAGGTCAAGGAGTTGGCCGAATCCCAGAAAATCCAGGCGGAGCAGGCGCGCGCGGCGCTGCTGCAAACCGCCGAGGCGGCCCGCCAGATCGCGGGCAAGGCGCTGCTGGCGCAGAACGTGGCGGAGCAGGTCGATGAAGCCACGGCCCTGGGCAACAGCCGCGTGCGACAGAACATGGAAGGCATGCAGTTGATCCGCGTCACCGTGCAGATGATCAACAAAAAGATGAAGTCCCTCTCGGAGCGCCTGCTGGAAATCGGCACCATTTCCGAATTGATTTCCGAGGTCGCGGTGCGCACCACCATTCTGGCCATGAATGCTTCCATCGAGGCCTCGCGGGCCGGCGAGCAGGGCCGGGGTTTTCTGGTCATCTCCGACGAGATCAAGAAGTTGGCCGACAAATCGGCCGAGGCGACCAAGCAGATCGGCGGCGTCATCAAGGCGATCCAGACCGAGGCCGGCGAGGTCACCGCGGCGCTGGAGGACGAAACCCGCACCGTCGAGGAACAGACCCGTCTGGCCAAGGACACCGGCGAGGCCTTCAGCAACATCGAGAGACAGATCGGCGCCTCGCGGCAGGTCGTCGTGGACATCTCACGCATATCCGCCGAACAGACCCAGATGACCGGCCAGGTCGTGGATGCGATGGATCTGGTGGTCGGTCTCTCCGCCCGCACCCGGGGCATGATCGATGATTCGGCGCGCATCACCGAAATGCTCCAGTCCCTCGCCGAAGTCCTGCTCGGCTCGGTGCACCGCTTCAAGCTGCCCACCTCCGCCGCCGTGCCGCCCCTTTCCCTGGAGTCCCTGAATTTGGCCCGCGCCGATCACGAGGAGATCATCGAACTCGAGGATCTGGTCGAGGATCTCCCGGAAGCCGCGAACCTGCGTGCCTGA
- a CDS encoding chemotaxis protein CheW translates to MNELHSTLLPIFLEEAGDNLKGILGYFQSFKTDRDGDRRELEQAWRCAHTLKGAAGLVRLPRIRELAETLENGLEALLDSQGRPPRARVESLFAALKEMAAQIKAVRAGAAGVPALSPEAAPGLAAREAPEIVAPAAPLSGEVGAPALPAATGEGEASSLQAAPENVCCRFRAGHQEYFLDMKDMAEIAGLPRLVPLPLAPSYILGLISLRGAALPVVDLASLSAPLGRTRPAGHLVVGQAGNERIGFFADDLPSLSPETAGVRVDLKQFVQRFAIKASG, encoded by the coding sequence ATGAATGAGCTTCATTCGACGCTGTTGCCGATTTTTCTGGAGGAGGCGGGCGACAACCTCAAGGGGATTCTCGGCTATTTCCAAAGTTTCAAGACGGATCGCGACGGCGACCGCCGCGAGCTGGAACAGGCCTGGCGCTGCGCCCATACCCTCAAGGGCGCCGCCGGACTGGTGCGTTTGCCGCGGATCCGGGAGCTGGCCGAAACCCTGGAAAACGGTCTGGAGGCGTTGCTCGACAGCCAAGGCCGACCGCCGCGCGCAAGGGTCGAATCCCTGTTCGCGGCCCTCAAGGAAATGGCGGCTCAGATCAAGGCCGTCAGGGCCGGCGCCGCCGGCGTCCCGGCCCTGTCCCCCGAGGCCGCGCCGGGCCTGGCGGCGCGGGAGGCCCCGGAGATCGTCGCGCCGGCCGCGCCGCTGTCGGGTGAAGTAGGCGCCCCGGCGCTCCCGGCGGCGACCGGAGAGGGCGAGGCGTCTTCGCTTCAGGCGGCGCCGGAAAACGTCTGCTGCCGGTTTCGCGCCGGGCACCAGGAGTATTTCCTCGACATGAAGGACATGGCGGAAATCGCGGGCCTGCCGCGGCTGGTGCCCTTGCCGCTCGCGCCGTCCTACATCCTGGGCCTGATCAGCCTGCGCGGCGCGGCGCTGCCCGTCGTGGACCTGGCATCCCTAAGCGCTCCCCTGGGACGCACGCGCCCCGCCGGCCATCTGGTGGTGGGCCAGGCCGGCAACGAGCGCATTGGTTTTTTCGCCGACGATCTGCCGAGTCTCTCCCCCGAGACGGCGGGGGTACGCGTCGATCTGAAACAATTTGTGCAACGATTCGCGATAAAGGCGAGCGGATGA
- a CDS encoding hybrid sensor histidine kinase/response regulator: MSHFAESTLRFFLEEAAEHLAVLESALLRLEKEPGDLAAIIEELFRAAHTLKGSAALVKLNDISRVAHRLEDALEAARDGKHRAVDLPEQIAAMLFALDRLRDLVRLAAEGREAPADLHRQVEARFQGIRGPDEPRAPAAETLEAVVPGVVKVGADKLEALMSLLGEATVAKTHLVDQLAAMRDLREEIQFSGKRLLREVGNFSERYAYALPEQARQADTLISEFQELEFDRYDELNLFSRKLQEITSDINEALGATRSFFAAFAEKVEEFDRLLGDMKERVSEARMVRIGILFQRFSRTVRELSRDSGKVLELRIAGEETLIDRVVFDGLYEPLLHILRNAVAHGLESPAERLAAGKPETGTLRLSARRLGGSVAVEVSDDGRGIQLERVRRRAEEKGFLAPGAAISERELMQMIFRHGFSTAEGADKTSGRGVGMNVVMDRLAALNGTIDIRTEAGRGTTLVLSLPQSLAIVNVIEFRVAGQLFVIPANLVSEILDLPSAEFQGGALVHRGAPVELIDLKQLFQLPGEAPRPRFAILTQSAGKAAALLVDAVLGQEDTLIRPFGAFVREIPHLSGTSLAGNGSLRLVLNPARLLSQPLAAPQAIAVAPAGPVCERAQVLVVDDSLSVRKYAGMMLAANGFAVLTASHGLEALEILDAQPVDFILTDLEMPVMHGYELLRELGRRGVLGTTPVAVLSSRAGRQHQDKALSLGACAYLVKPFDENALVGLIRERLAQKQPA; encoded by the coding sequence ATGAGTCATTTTGCCGAAAGCACCCTGCGGTTTTTCCTGGAAGAGGCCGCTGAGCATCTGGCGGTGCTGGAAAGCGCCCTGTTGCGCCTGGAAAAAGAGCCCGGGGATTTGGCCGCGATCATCGAGGAGCTGTTTCGCGCCGCTCACACCCTCAAAGGGTCCGCGGCCCTAGTGAAGCTCAACGACATCAGCCGTGTCGCCCACCGCCTGGAAGATGCCCTTGAGGCGGCGCGGGACGGTAAACATCGTGCGGTTGATTTGCCGGAACAGATCGCGGCCATGCTCTTCGCCCTGGATCGTCTTCGTGATCTGGTGCGGCTGGCTGCCGAGGGGCGCGAGGCACCCGCCGACCTCCACCGACAGGTCGAGGCGCGTTTTCAGGGCATCCGCGGTCCCGATGAGCCGCGCGCCCCGGCGGCCGAGACCCTGGAGGCGGTGGTCCCGGGCGTCGTCAAGGTAGGGGCGGACAAGCTCGAAGCGCTGATGAGCCTGCTCGGCGAGGCGACGGTCGCCAAGACCCATCTCGTCGATCAATTGGCCGCGATGCGCGACCTGCGCGAGGAAATTCAGTTTTCCGGCAAGCGACTGCTGCGCGAGGTGGGCAATTTTTCCGAGCGCTACGCCTATGCCTTGCCGGAGCAAGCCCGGCAGGCCGACACGCTGATCTCGGAATTTCAGGAGCTTGAATTCGATCGTTACGATGAATTGAATCTGTTCTCCCGCAAGCTGCAGGAGATCACCAGCGACATCAACGAGGCGCTCGGGGCGACGCGCAGCTTTTTCGCCGCTTTCGCCGAGAAGGTCGAGGAATTCGACCGTCTGCTCGGCGACATGAAGGAGCGGGTGTCCGAGGCGCGCATGGTGCGCATCGGAATCCTGTTTCAGCGCTTCAGCCGCACGGTGCGCGAACTCTCCCGGGACAGCGGCAAGGTTCTGGAATTGCGCATCGCCGGCGAGGAAACGCTCATCGACCGGGTGGTGTTCGACGGGCTTTACGAACCCTTGTTGCACATCTTGCGCAATGCCGTGGCCCACGGCCTGGAATCGCCCGCGGAGAGGCTGGCCGCCGGCAAGCCCGAGACCGGTACGCTGCGGCTGAGCGCCCGGCGCCTGGGCGGTTCGGTGGCCGTGGAAGTAAGCGACGACGGGCGCGGCATCCAGCTCGAGCGGGTGCGGCGGCGAGCCGAGGAAAAGGGCTTTTTGGCGCCCGGCGCCGCCATCTCCGAGCGCGAGTTGATGCAGATGATTTTCCGCCATGGTTTCAGCACCGCCGAGGGCGCCGACAAGACCTCGGGGCGCGGGGTGGGCATGAACGTGGTGATGGATCGGCTGGCGGCGCTGAACGGCACCATCGACATCCGTACCGAGGCGGGACGGGGAACGACCCTGGTGCTGAGCCTGCCTCAGTCCCTGGCCATCGTCAACGTCATTGAATTCCGGGTGGCGGGGCAGCTCTTCGTCATTCCCGCCAACCTGGTGAGTGAAATTCTCGATCTGCCCTCCGCCGAGTTCCAGGGAGGGGCCCTGGTCCACCGCGGCGCGCCCGTCGAGCTCATCGACCTCAAGCAGCTCTTTCAACTGCCCGGCGAGGCGCCGCGGCCGCGTTTCGCGATTCTTACCCAGTCCGCGGGCAAGGCCGCGGCCTTGCTGGTCGATGCGGTGCTGGGGCAGGAGGATACGCTGATTCGCCCCTTTGGCGCCTTCGTGCGCGAGATTCCCCATCTATCCGGCACCAGCCTGGCGGGCAACGGCAGCCTGCGTCTGGTGCTCAATCCCGCGCGGCTGCTCTCCCAGCCCCTCGCCGCTCCCCAGGCCATCGCCGTCGCGCCGGCCGGTCCGGTCTGCGAGCGCGCCCAGGTTCTGGTGGTGGACGATTCCCTGAGCGTGCGCAAGTACGCCGGCATGATGCTGGCCGCCAACGGCTTCGCCGTGCTTACCGCCAGCCATGGCCTGGAAGCATTGGAAATCCTCGACGCGCAGCCCGTTGATTTCATCCTGACCGATCTGGAAATGCCGGTAATGCACGGATATGAGCTGCTGCGCGAGTTGGGGCGCCGCGGCGTGCTGGGGACGACGCCGGTGGCGGTGCTCTCCTCGCGCGCCGGACGCCAGCATCAGGACAAGGCCCTGAGCCTGGGCGCCTGCGCCTACCTGGTCAAGCCCTTTGATGAGAATGCCCTGGTCGGCCTGATTCGCGAGCGCCTGGCGCAAAAACAGCCGGCCTGA
- a CDS encoding sigma-54 interaction domain-containing protein encodes MASSSQNPSLSNLPVPAPDLVVRGANGPWRIERISQELAQLSRQTPEELAGRSLAAVFPDTVPDLCELAREVAERGEALDGVQVRFSVQGRATTLLAQVRAGGLTEDYRGRRVLFKFQRPEAPPAEGPADFHGLVGASPAMAEVRRKIGLYAASDAAVVITGETGTGKELVARALHRESARRAGPYVVMNCAAIAEELLESELFGHEKGAFTGAVRTHRGRFERAHGGSLFLDEIGDMPLHTQAKLLRVLEAGRIERVGAEQEQRVDVRVLCATNVPLERAVSEGRFRADLYHRVAVLRIHVPPLRSRVEDIPQLVRHFLDLFNRKYGRLIHRLTPEALQLLQAYLWPGNVRELRNVLERVYVETQAEVIGARAFRDWIEERQSFAPGGWNLDAGVERRHDQLPVLASFQPQRPSRSLPPGGARVFDAEILAPQGADSTRHSTRPADLDAEEIRQAYQAAAGNLAGAARLLGVHRATLYRYLRKLDLDRSRLDG; translated from the coding sequence ATGGCGTCGTCCTCGCAAAATCCCTCTCTTTCCAACCTTCCCGTACCCGCGCCCGATCTGGTGGTGCGCGGCGCCAACGGCCCCTGGCGCATCGAGCGTATTTCCCAGGAATTGGCCCAGCTGTCCCGACAGACCCCCGAGGAGTTGGCCGGGCGCTCCTTGGCGGCGGTGTTTCCCGACACCGTTCCGGATCTCTGCGAGCTGGCGCGCGAGGTCGCCGAGCGGGGCGAGGCTCTCGACGGGGTGCAGGTGCGCTTTTCCGTCCAAGGCCGCGCCACGACCCTGCTCGCCCAGGTGCGGGCGGGCGGCCTGACGGAGGATTATCGCGGACGGCGCGTGCTGTTCAAATTTCAGCGGCCCGAGGCGCCGCCCGCCGAAGGCCCGGCGGATTTTCACGGCCTGGTCGGCGCCAGTCCGGCCATGGCCGAGGTGCGGCGCAAAATCGGGCTCTATGCCGCTTCCGATGCGGCGGTGGTGATCACCGGGGAGACGGGCACCGGCAAGGAGCTGGTGGCCCGCGCCCTGCATCGCGAGAGCGCGCGGCGCGCCGGACCCTATGTGGTGATGAACTGCGCCGCCATTGCCGAGGAACTGCTGGAGTCGGAACTCTTCGGCCACGAGAAAGGCGCGTTCACCGGGGCGGTGCGCACCCATCGCGGCCGCTTCGAGCGTGCCCACGGCGGCAGCCTGTTTCTCGATGAGATCGGCGACATGCCGCTGCACACCCAAGCCAAGCTGCTGCGCGTGCTCGAAGCCGGGCGCATCGAGCGGGTGGGCGCCGAGCAGGAGCAGCGGGTCGATGTGCGCGTGCTCTGCGCCACCAACGTGCCCCTGGAGCGCGCGGTGAGCGAGGGGCGCTTTCGCGCCGACCTCTATCACCGGGTGGCGGTGCTGCGCATCCATGTGCCGCCCCTGCGCAGCCGCGTCGAGGACATCCCGCAACTGGTGCGTCACTTCCTCGATCTCTTCAACCGCAAATACGGGCGCCTCATTCACCGCCTCACGCCCGAGGCCCTGCAACTTCTTCAAGCCTATCTCTGGCCGGGCAATGTGCGCGAGTTGCGCAATGTCCTTGAGCGCGTCTATGTGGAAACCCAGGCCGAGGTCATCGGCGCGCGCGCCTTTCGCGACTGGATCGAGGAGCGCCAGAGTTTCGCCCCGGGCGGCTGGAACCTCGATGCGGGCGTGGAGCGCCGCCACGACCAGTTGCCGGTGCTTGCCTCCTTTCAGCCGCAGCGCCCCTCTCGCTCTCTGCCGCCGGGCGGCGCCCGGGTCTTTGACGCGGAAATCCTCGCGCCGCAAGGCGCTGATTCCACCCGCCACTCAACACGCCCCGCAGATCTCGACGCCGAGGAGATCCGTCAGGCCTACCAAGCCGCCGCGGGCAATCTCGCCGGCGCCGCGCGCCTGCTGGGGGTGCATCGCGCGACCCTCTACCGCTACCTGCGCAAACTGGACCTCGATCGCTCCCGCCTCGACGGCTGA
- a CDS encoding response regulator — protein sequence MPQNNRNILVVDDSPTVRRLSELILSQQGYVVHSAEDGAKGLALARETRPAAILVDFVMPNMNGQQFCRELRTDPRMRDIPVILISSHGEKVGQAFEKHFGVVHYFTKPFEPEDLVNKLAEVLREARGTADESPGADPAGPNRADGNRVALEDLGESFDRVLRRYLYSDFPVLMQRIFFDTLQQSGLVKKNSLILSGDLGEVPLPDLINFAYNSRLGGRLTIFSREAFAEVFVEEGCLVYANVSRRGHAAHFLTDLLAADGLIAAEDVEVKRIIAEAREHNVPVGQMLVSRGVIAAEVLMAYLRRQSLEAFAQILDVQEGNFFLEKESLPLNLRDISYRIPLLHVLMEGLRRLDEKQQAAVEFKDEELVLVRLITNDDALEPYEFSEPELKVFALIDGRKTLREVIAACSLDPREVKRICYALSKVNLLRVKNA from the coding sequence ATGCCGCAAAACAACCGCAATATCCTGGTGGTCGACGATTCGCCCACCGTGCGCCGTCTGTCGGAATTGATCCTCAGCCAGCAGGGCTATGTCGTGCACAGCGCCGAGGATGGCGCCAAGGGCCTGGCCCTGGCGCGCGAGACCCGTCCGGCGGCGATTCTGGTGGATTTCGTCATGCCCAACATGAACGGGCAGCAATTCTGCCGCGAACTGCGCACCGATCCGCGCATGCGCGACATTCCGGTGATTCTGATTTCCTCCCACGGCGAAAAAGTCGGCCAGGCGTTCGAGAAGCATTTCGGCGTGGTCCACTATTTCACCAAGCCCTTCGAACCGGAGGATCTGGTGAATAAGCTTGCCGAGGTTCTTCGGGAAGCCCGGGGGACGGCCGACGAAAGCCCGGGCGCCGACCCCGCCGGCCCCAACCGCGCCGATGGCAACCGCGTCGCCCTGGAGGATCTCGGCGAGAGCTTCGACCGGGTTTTGCGCCGCTACCTGTACTCGGATTTTCCCGTCCTCATGCAGCGCATCTTTTTCGATACCCTGCAGCAGTCGGGTCTCGTCAAGAAAAACTCCCTGATTCTCTCGGGCGACCTGGGCGAGGTACCCCTGCCGGATCTGATCAACTTCGCCTACAACTCCCGCCTGGGCGGGCGGCTGACGATCTTTTCCCGGGAGGCCTTCGCGGAGGTCTTCGTCGAGGAGGGGTGCCTGGTTTACGCCAACGTCAGCCGGCGCGGCCATGCCGCGCATTTTCTCACCGATCTGCTGGCCGCCGACGGCCTCATCGCCGCCGAGGATGTCGAGGTCAAGCGGATCATCGCCGAGGCCCGCGAGCACAATGTCCCCGTCGGCCAGATGCTGGTGAGCCGGGGAGTGATCGCGGCGGAGGTGCTGATGGCCTACCTGCGGCGCCAGTCCCTGGAGGCCTTCGCCCAGATCCTCGATGTCCAGGAGGGCAACTTCTTTCTCGAAAAGGAGAGCCTGCCCCTCAACCTGCGCGACATCTCCTATCGCATTCCCCTGCTGCACGTGCTGATGGAGGGGCTGCGGCGCCTGGACGAAAAACAGCAGGCGGCGGTGGAGTTCAAGGACGAGGAACTGGTGCTGGTGCGCCTCATCACCAACGATGACGCCCTCGAACCCTATGAGTTCAGCGAGCCGGAACTCAAGGTCTTTGCCCTGATCGACGGCAGAAAGACCCTGCGGGAAGTGATCGCCGCCTGCTCCCTCGATCCGCGCGAGGTCAAGCGCATTTGCTACGCGCTGAGCAAGGTCAATTTGCTGCGGGTCAAAAATGCCTAG
- a CDS encoding diguanylate cyclase, whose translation MNVAQAQRVLVVDDSRVVLAAMKHILGESGFTVTLAESVEQALEFFSAEPFPVVFSDIVMPGIGGLGLLREIKELAPATQVIMMTGHGSLDSAVMALRLGANDYLKKPFEDPSEVTELTRRAFDKIRQVEGTDQQIQLLRRQIEDLEQAKREFQELSIRDGLTGLYNHRYFKASLALELSRAKRHARQFSIVFIDIDHFKKFNDSHGHPAGDKLLGEIARLIQERVRVTDLAARYGGEEFTLILPETGKDNALLLAEKIRAFIQDHPFAGRESQPQGCISASLGVAAFPVDATDAAALLQAADQALYAAKNGGRNRVVAAGAAG comes from the coding sequence ATGAATGTTGCGCAGGCGCAGCGCGTTTTGGTGGTGGATGATTCCCGCGTCGTTCTGGCGGCCATGAAACACATTCTCGGGGAAAGCGGCTTCACCGTGACCTTGGCGGAATCGGTGGAACAGGCCCTGGAGTTTTTTTCCGCCGAACCTTTTCCGGTGGTGTTTTCCGACATCGTCATGCCCGGCATCGGCGGCCTGGGGTTGTTGCGCGAGATCAAGGAACTGGCGCCCGCCACCCAGGTGATCATGATGACGGGCCACGGTTCCCTGGATTCCGCGGTCATGGCCCTGCGTCTGGGGGCCAACGACTATCTGAAAAAGCCTTTTGAGGATCCCTCGGAAGTCACGGAATTGACGCGCCGGGCTTTTGACAAAATTCGGCAAGTTGAAGGCACGGATCAGCAAATTCAACTCTTGCGGCGGCAAATCGAGGATCTCGAACAGGCCAAGCGCGAGTTTCAGGAACTAAGTATCCGCGACGGGCTGACCGGGCTCTACAACCACCGCTATTTCAAGGCCAGCCTCGCCCTGGAGCTATCGCGCGCCAAGCGCCATGCCCGCCAATTTTCCATCGTGTTCATCGATATCGATCATTTCAAGAAATTCAACGACAGCCATGGGCACCCGGCGGGCGACAAGTTGCTTGGCGAGATCGCCAGGCTCATTCAGGAGCGGGTGCGGGTGACGGATTTGGCGGCGCGCTACGGCGGTGAGGAATTCACCCTGATTCTTCCCGAAACCGGCAAGGACAATGCCCTGTTGCTGGCGGAAAAAATTCGCGCCTTCATCCAGGATCATCCTTTCGCCGGCCGCGAAAGCCAGCCCCAGGGCTGCATCAGCGCCAGCCTGGGCGTCGCGGCCTTTCCGGTGGATGCCACCGACGCGGCGGCCTTGCTGCAGGCCGCCGACCAGGCGCTCTACGCTGCGAAGAACGGCGGACGCAACCGGGTCGTGGCCGCGGGCGCGGCAGGATAG